From Amycolatopsis sp. YIM 10, the proteins below share one genomic window:
- a CDS encoding ABC transporter permease has product MLTFLRKRVVSSAIPLVFVVLGVFCLARLTGNPVNLYLPLSATAEQRAAFSAEHGFDQPILVQLWDYLGQVVQLDFGTSLRTDQPAAEMVLTAFPATLQLAAVTMLIAAAGAVLIGCLAAYRPNSLADRISSFLSMTAASIPDFWFAIMGVLVFGVSLEWLPTSGVSGGPEVWVLPIATLLIRPFGVLVQVVRGAMVAALSAPYTKVARSKGASEKRVVFGHALRNATTPALTVAGDLTIGLVNGAVVVETIFGWPGIGKLMIDSILQRDFAVLQAAVLLTAVTIFLLNILIDLCYALLDARVRQVVPA; this is encoded by the coding sequence ATGCTGACCTTCCTGCGCAAACGCGTCGTCTCCAGTGCGATCCCGCTGGTTTTTGTGGTGCTGGGCGTGTTCTGCCTGGCGCGGCTGACCGGCAACCCGGTCAACCTCTACCTGCCGCTGAGCGCCACCGCCGAGCAGCGGGCCGCGTTCTCCGCCGAGCACGGGTTCGACCAGCCGATCCTGGTGCAGCTGTGGGACTACCTCGGCCAGGTCGTCCAGCTCGACTTCGGCACCTCGCTGCGGACCGACCAGCCTGCCGCGGAGATGGTGCTCACCGCGTTCCCGGCCACCCTGCAACTCGCCGCGGTGACCATGCTGATCGCCGCGGCCGGTGCGGTGCTGATCGGCTGCCTCGCCGCGTACCGGCCGAACTCGCTGGCCGACCGGATCTCCAGCTTCCTGTCGATGACCGCGGCCAGCATCCCGGACTTCTGGTTCGCCATCATGGGCGTGCTGGTCTTCGGCGTGAGCCTGGAGTGGCTGCCGACCTCCGGGGTCAGCGGCGGCCCCGAGGTCTGGGTGCTGCCGATCGCCACCCTGCTGATCCGCCCGTTCGGCGTGCTCGTGCAGGTGGTGCGCGGGGCGATGGTGGCCGCGTTGTCCGCGCCCTACACCAAGGTGGCCCGCAGCAAGGGCGCGAGCGAGAAGCGGGTGGTGTTCGGGCACGCGCTGCGCAACGCCACCACGCCCGCGCTGACCGTCGCCGGTGATCTCACCATCGGCCTGGTCAACGGCGCCGTGGTGGTGGAGACCATCTTCGGCTGGCCGGGCATCGGCAAGCTGATGATCGACTCGATCCTGCAGCGGGACTTCGCCGTGCTCCAGGCGGCCGTGCTGCTGACCGCGGTGACGATCTTCCTGCTGAACATCCTGATCGACCTCTGCTACGCCCTGCTCGACGCCCGCGTGCGCCAGGTAGTCCCGGCCTGA
- a CDS encoding ABC transporter permease: MTTTIGKATRAPAARRARWWTLLGRDRFAAVAAVVLGLVLLTALLGPLLTGDRAVRQDLRASLRPPSFDHGFFGLLGTDVLGRSVLARLIDAAGTTLSVAIPAVLCSLVIGATLGMWAGYHGGVRENVAMRVADVILSFPSLLLAVVVLYVFAPSVGNIVLILAIARIPVYLRTARAEAAELKSRLFVDAARTFGATSWPTIYRHILPIALPTLLTVATLDFCFVMLTESSLSFLGIGIQPPDVSWGLMVAQGRQYLQTAWWIAVLPGVAIVVTTVSATVLAAWVRLATDPAQRWRLTLPRRTRGARPTTTEVTG, translated from the coding sequence ATGACCACCACCATCGGCAAAGCCACCCGCGCCCCGGCCGCTCGCCGGGCGCGCTGGTGGACCCTGCTCGGCCGTGACCGCTTCGCCGCGGTCGCCGCCGTGGTGCTCGGGCTGGTGCTGCTGACCGCGTTGCTCGGCCCGCTGCTCACCGGGGACCGCGCGGTGCGCCAGGACCTGCGCGCGTCGCTGCGGCCGCCGTCGTTCGACCACGGGTTCTTCGGCCTGCTCGGCACCGACGTGCTGGGCCGCAGCGTGCTCGCCCGGCTGATCGACGCCGCCGGGACCACGCTGTCGGTGGCGATCCCGGCGGTGCTCTGCTCGCTGGTGATCGGCGCGACGCTGGGCATGTGGGCCGGGTACCACGGCGGCGTGCGGGAGAACGTCGCGATGCGGGTCGCCGACGTGATCCTGAGCTTCCCGTCGCTGCTGCTCGCCGTGGTGGTGCTCTACGTGTTCGCGCCCAGCGTCGGCAACATCGTGCTGATCCTGGCGATCGCGCGCATCCCGGTCTACCTGCGCACGGCGCGCGCCGAAGCGGCGGAGCTGAAGAGCAGGCTGTTCGTCGACGCGGCCCGCACCTTCGGCGCGACCAGCTGGCCGACGATCTACCGGCACATCCTGCCGATCGCGCTGCCCACCCTGCTCACCGTCGCCACGCTCGACTTCTGCTTCGTCATGCTCACCGAATCGTCGCTGAGCTTTCTCGGCATCGGCATCCAGCCACCGGACGTCAGCTGGGGCCTGATGGTCGCCCAGGGCCGCCAGTACCTGCAGACGGCGTGGTGGATCGCGGTGCTGCCCGGGGTCGCCATCGTGGTGACCACGGTTTCGGCCACCGTGCTCGCCGCCTGGGTGCGCCTGGCCACCGATCCGGCCCAGCGCTGGCGGCTCACCCTGCCGCGGCGCACGCGCGGCGCCCGTCCCACCACCACGGAGGTCACCGGATGA
- a CDS encoding ABC transporter ATP-binding protein, whose protein sequence is MNAAAPTRSGSDTEAGAVALEVDRLSVDLRTPAGTVRAVDQVSFSVRRGRTLALLGESGCGKSITAQTIVGLLDPIAEVAGGSVRVAGTDVLKLGRTERRRLAGPVLSIVFQDALAAMNPVQPVGRQLGEPFRIHQGLSRRAAREKAIELMELVGIPEPRARARSFPHQFSGGMRQRLLIAMAVALGPQVLIADEPTTALDVTVQAQVMRLLRDLRTEREMALVLITHDLAVVAEQADDVAIMYAGNVVETGPVREVFADPKHPYTRGLLDSVPEHGVRGRPLHAVPGSPPELSAVPSGCVFQARCPKAADLCAEERPRLTPADGTRSAACYFPEQERTNA, encoded by the coding sequence ATGAACGCGGCAGCTCCCACCAGGTCCGGTTCGGACACCGAGGCCGGGGCGGTGGCACTGGAGGTCGACCGGCTCAGCGTGGACCTCCGCACCCCGGCGGGCACCGTCCGCGCGGTCGACCAGGTCTCGTTTTCCGTGCGCCGGGGCCGGACGCTGGCGCTGCTCGGTGAGTCCGGCTGCGGCAAGTCGATCACCGCGCAGACCATCGTCGGCCTGCTCGACCCGATCGCCGAGGTGGCCGGCGGCTCGGTCCGGGTGGCCGGTACCGACGTGCTGAAGCTCGGCCGCACCGAACGCCGCCGGCTGGCCGGTCCGGTGCTCTCCATCGTCTTCCAGGACGCGCTGGCCGCGATGAACCCGGTGCAGCCGGTCGGCAGGCAGCTCGGCGAGCCGTTCCGCATCCACCAGGGACTGTCCCGGCGCGCGGCGCGGGAGAAGGCCATCGAACTGATGGAGCTGGTCGGCATCCCGGAACCGCGGGCGAGGGCCCGGTCCTTCCCGCACCAGTTCTCCGGCGGCATGCGGCAGCGACTGCTGATCGCGATGGCCGTCGCGCTCGGCCCGCAGGTGCTGATCGCCGACGAGCCGACCACCGCGCTCGACGTGACCGTGCAGGCGCAGGTGATGCGCTTGCTGCGCGACCTGCGGACCGAGCGTGAGATGGCGCTGGTGCTGATCACGCACGACCTGGCGGTGGTCGCCGAGCAGGCGGACGACGTCGCGATCATGTACGCCGGGAACGTGGTCGAAACCGGGCCGGTGCGCGAGGTCTTCGCCGACCCGAAGCACCCCTACACCCGCGGTCTGCTCGATTCGGTGCCCGAGCACGGGGTGCGGGGCCGGCCGCTGCACGCCGTGCCGGGCAGTCCGCCGGAACTCAGCGCGGTGCCGTCCGGCTGTGTTTTCCAGGCGCGGTGCCCGAAAGCCGCCGACCTGTGCGCCGAAGAGCGCCCGCGGCTGACTCCGGCGGACGGGACCCGGTCGGCCGCCTGCTACTTCCCGGAACAGGAGCGCACCAATGCCTGA
- a CDS encoding ABC transporter ATP-binding protein, with translation MPDTLLEVSGIRKSFRVGKNRLRALDGVDLRIGRGETVGLVGESGCGKSTLARVLMLLERPDEGTVRYAGTDPFSLRGKELLAWRRRVQMVFQDPFASLNARMTAAELIGEPWRTHRDVVPTASERAARTRELLDLVGLRAGDAERYPNEFSGGQRQRLGIARALALNPDLIICDEPVSALDLSVQAQVLNLLAELQQRLGVSYLFISHDLSVVRHVADRVSVMYLGKVIEHGPTEAVFDQPVHPYTAALMSAAPSLDVSGAEREDRILLRGELPSPLDPPSGCRFRTRCWLATDRCAAEEPPVVTESGTHEGLCHFPLTAAATG, from the coding sequence ATGCCTGACACCCTGCTCGAGGTCAGCGGCATCCGGAAGTCCTTCCGGGTGGGCAAGAACCGGCTGCGGGCACTGGACGGCGTCGACCTCCGGATCGGCCGCGGGGAAACCGTCGGGCTGGTGGGGGAGTCGGGCTGCGGCAAGTCCACCCTCGCCCGGGTGCTGATGCTGCTGGAACGACCGGACGAAGGCACCGTGCGGTACGCCGGGACCGACCCGTTCTCGTTGCGCGGCAAGGAACTGCTGGCCTGGCGGCGCCGGGTGCAGATGGTCTTCCAGGACCCGTTCGCCTCGCTGAACGCCCGGATGACCGCGGCCGAGCTGATCGGCGAACCGTGGCGCACGCACCGCGACGTGGTGCCGACCGCGAGCGAACGGGCGGCGCGGACCAGGGAACTGCTGGACCTGGTCGGCCTGCGGGCCGGGGACGCCGAGCGGTATCCGAACGAGTTCTCCGGCGGGCAGCGCCAGCGCCTCGGCATCGCCCGCGCGCTGGCGCTGAACCCCGACCTGATCATCTGCGACGAGCCGGTGTCCGCTTTGGACCTCTCGGTGCAGGCCCAGGTGCTCAACCTGCTCGCCGAACTGCAGCAGCGGCTCGGTGTGTCCTATCTGTTCATCTCCCACGACCTGTCCGTGGTCCGCCACGTCGCGGATAGGGTCTCGGTCATGTATCTGGGAAAGGTGATCGAGCACGGGCCCACCGAGGCGGTGTTCGACCAGCCGGTGCACCCGTACACGGCCGCGCTGATGTCGGCCGCGCCCTCGCTGGACGTCTCCGGGGCCGAGCGCGAGGACCGAATTTTGCTGCGGGGTGAGCTGCCCTCACCGCTGGACCCGCCGTCGGGCTGCCGGTTCCGCACCCGCTGCTGGCTGGCCACCGATCGCTGCGCCGCGGAGGAACCACCCGTGGTCACCGAATCCGGCACGCACGAAGGGCTCTGCCACTTCCCGCTCACCGCGGCGGCCACGGGGTGA
- a CDS encoding sulfite exporter TauE/SafE family protein: MSVPAFCLLSAVVLVGSLLQVSIGFGLGMLAAPVIALLDPTLVPVVLLLLATGVTTATVLAERAHLDLRGAGWALGGRVPGTIAGAALVAFLPAKALALSVAAVVLAGVVVSLRGFRPRPTPRAVALAGAASGLMGTATSIGGPPMALVWQRYAGPKMRGTMSAFFLVGSVLSLGALAVAGVVHLETLRYSALLAPAAAAGVLLARPLSRHLDESRTRGVAMALAVAGAVTLTVQQFL; encoded by the coding sequence GTGAGCGTTCCGGCCTTCTGCCTGCTCTCGGCGGTGGTGCTGGTCGGCTCGCTGCTCCAGGTCTCCATCGGGTTCGGGCTCGGCATGCTCGCCGCGCCGGTGATCGCGCTGCTCGACCCGACGCTGGTGCCGGTGGTGCTGCTCCTGCTGGCCACCGGGGTGACCACGGCGACGGTGCTGGCCGAACGCGCGCACCTGGACCTGCGCGGGGCGGGCTGGGCGCTGGGCGGGCGGGTGCCCGGCACGATCGCCGGGGCGGCCCTGGTCGCTTTCCTGCCCGCCAAGGCGCTCGCGCTCAGCGTGGCCGCGGTGGTGCTGGCCGGGGTGGTGGTGAGCCTGCGCGGGTTCCGCCCGCGCCCGACCCCGCGCGCGGTGGCGCTGGCCGGGGCCGCGTCCGGGCTGATGGGCACGGCGACCTCGATCGGCGGGCCGCCGATGGCGCTGGTCTGGCAGCGCTACGCCGGGCCGAAGATGCGTGGCACGATGAGCGCGTTCTTCCTGGTCGGTTCGGTGCTGAGCCTGGGCGCGCTGGCCGTGGCCGGGGTGGTGCACCTGGAAACGCTGCGTTATTCGGCCTTGCTGGCGCCCGCCGCGGCGGCCGGGGTGCTGCTCGCGCGCCCGTTGTCGAGGCATCTCGACGAGAGCCGCACGCGTGGCGTCGCGATGGCGCTCGCGGTCGCCGGCGCGGTGACGCTCACCGTCCAGCAGTTCCTCTGA
- a CDS encoding 2-hydroxyacid dehydrogenase — translation MRILLSDPILSRFTGELTRGGTDGHDWEFLAGRPDDEVIARLPGADVLVASRMTVPMAEAGAGLRLVHVTGAGLDRVPLAALAPETLVCNTFHHGRSIAEHVVMVALMLSRRVLRADRLLRQGIWGSVALDPAVPLGGTLAGRTLGVVGFGEIGQQVARAATALGMAVRAVRRNPSAPLPPDLRPVRVEGDDRLHDLLGDSDLVVLTVPLSAATKGLIGTAELARMRPDALLVNVARGPLVDEDALFEALVEGRIGGAALDVWWSHPKDGGGATGYTRPFHELENVVLTPHHSGHTRETFTGRAREIAANIHRLATGQALSNVVRGTAGR, via the coding sequence ATGAGGATCCTGCTGTCCGATCCGATCCTGAGCCGCTTCACCGGCGAGCTGACCCGCGGCGGAACCGACGGCCACGACTGGGAGTTCCTCGCGGGCCGTCCGGACGACGAGGTGATCGCGCGCCTGCCGGGCGCGGACGTGCTGGTGGCGTCCCGGATGACCGTGCCGATGGCGGAAGCGGGCGCCGGACTGCGGCTGGTGCACGTCACCGGCGCCGGTCTCGACCGCGTTCCGCTGGCCGCGCTCGCCCCGGAAACGCTGGTGTGCAACACCTTCCACCACGGCCGGTCCATCGCCGAGCACGTGGTGATGGTGGCGCTGATGCTCTCCCGCCGGGTGCTCCGCGCGGATCGCCTGCTGCGACAGGGGATCTGGGGGTCCGTCGCACTGGATCCGGCGGTCCCGCTCGGCGGCACGCTGGCCGGGCGCACGCTCGGGGTGGTCGGCTTCGGCGAGATCGGGCAGCAGGTGGCGCGGGCGGCCACCGCGCTGGGCATGGCGGTCCGCGCGGTCCGCCGGAACCCCTCGGCACCGCTGCCGCCGGATCTGCGGCCGGTCCGGGTCGAGGGCGACGACCGGCTCCACGACCTGCTGGGCGACTCGGATCTGGTGGTGCTCACCGTGCCCCTTTCCGCCGCCACCAAGGGATTGATCGGCACCGCGGAACTCGCGCGGATGCGGCCGGACGCGCTGCTGGTCAACGTCGCCCGCGGCCCGCTCGTCGACGAGGACGCGCTCTTCGAGGCTCTGGTCGAAGGACGGATCGGCGGCGCGGCGCTGGACGTCTGGTGGAGCCACCCGAAGGACGGTGGCGGCGCCACCGGGTACACGCGGCCGTTCCACGAACTGGAGAACGTGGTGCTGACCCCGCACCACTCCGGGCACACACGCGAGACCTTCACCGGCCGAGCCCGCGAAATCGCCGCGAACATCCACCGGCTGGCGACCGGGCAGGCACTGTCCAATGTGGTCAGAGGAACTGCTGGACGGTGA
- a CDS encoding glucarate dehydratase family protein, with translation MPNESHRIREVRITPVAFADLPLLNTVGVHEPFALRAIVELVTDSGLTGLGETYGDAGHLDRLRLAAAELTGVDVWQINEIAHRIRAALAADRSKGGHGMSGMVTGSSTADRVLSPFEVACLDIQGKAIGRPVSDLLGGAVRDRVDYSAYLFYKWAGHPGAEDDTWGAALDPAQLVAQAGKMIGEYGFSAIKLKGGVFEPDAEIEAILELRKAFPDHPLRIDPNGAWSVETSIRVGQRLDGVLEYLEDPTTGIDGMAAVAREVPMPLATNMCVVAFDQVKPAVEQNAVQVILSDHHFWGGLDRSRTLAGICDTFDLGLSMHSNSHLGISLAAMTHLAAATPNLTYACDTHWPWKGAADDVIVPGALAFEGGAVAVPTGPGLGVELDRDALARLHEQYLACGIRERDDTGYFRRFEPDFDPAAPRW, from the coding sequence GTGCCCAACGAGTCCCACCGCATCCGGGAAGTGCGCATCACCCCGGTGGCCTTCGCCGATCTCCCGCTGCTCAACACCGTCGGTGTGCACGAGCCCTTCGCCCTGCGCGCGATCGTCGAACTGGTCACCGACTCGGGGCTGACCGGGCTCGGTGAGACCTACGGCGACGCCGGGCACCTCGACCGGCTCCGGCTCGCGGCTGCCGAACTCACCGGCGTCGACGTGTGGCAGATCAACGAAATCGCCCACCGGATCCGCGCCGCGCTCGCCGCCGACCGGAGCAAGGGCGGGCACGGCATGAGCGGAATGGTCACCGGCAGCAGCACCGCGGACCGGGTGCTCTCCCCGTTCGAGGTGGCCTGCCTGGACATCCAGGGCAAGGCGATCGGCCGTCCGGTCAGCGACCTGCTCGGCGGCGCGGTCCGGGACCGGGTCGACTACAGCGCCTACCTCTTCTACAAGTGGGCCGGTCACCCCGGCGCCGAGGACGACACCTGGGGCGCCGCGCTCGACCCCGCCCAACTCGTCGCGCAGGCCGGGAAGATGATCGGCGAGTACGGCTTCAGCGCGATCAAGCTCAAGGGCGGGGTGTTCGAACCGGACGCCGAGATCGAAGCGATTCTCGAGCTGCGCAAGGCTTTCCCCGACCATCCACTGAGGATCGACCCGAACGGCGCCTGGAGCGTGGAGACCTCGATCCGGGTCGGGCAGCGCCTCGACGGCGTTCTCGAGTACCTGGAGGACCCGACCACCGGCATCGACGGCATGGCGGCGGTCGCGCGCGAGGTGCCCATGCCGCTGGCCACCAACATGTGCGTGGTCGCCTTCGACCAGGTCAAGCCCGCCGTCGAGCAAAACGCGGTGCAGGTGATCCTGTCCGACCACCACTTCTGGGGCGGCCTCGACCGCTCCCGCACGCTGGCCGGGATCTGCGACACCTTCGATTTGGGGCTGTCCATGCATTCCAACTCGCATCTCGGCATCAGCCTGGCGGCGATGACCCATCTCGCCGCCGCCACGCCGAACCTCACCTACGCCTGCGACACGCACTGGCCGTGGAAGGGCGCGGCCGACGACGTGATCGTGCCGGGCGCGCTCGCCTTCGAAGGCGGCGCGGTCGCGGTGCCGACCGGGCCCGGCCTCGGCGTCGAACTGGACCGCGACGCGCTGGCCCGGCTGCACGAGCAGTACCTGGCCTGCGGTATCCGCGAACGCGACGACACCGGCTACTTCCGCCGGTTCGAGCCGGACTTCGATCCGGCCGCGCCGCGCTGGTGA
- a CDS encoding IclR family transcriptional regulator: MAAPESGEQVGGVREVKSAARTLELLELLAARRNRPARLRELSEALGMPRSSCYALLRTLAKYGWVRTDASGTLYGIGIRALLAGTTYLDTDPCVRIAKPVLDMLGEHLDETFHLGRLDGEDVVYLVTRASSQYLRPHSRVGRDLPAYSTALGKALLAELEPDQLDEHLPEKLTALTPHTLTDRPALLDDLAEIRERGYAVDREENSVGLQCFALPLRYTTPATDAISCSVPLTRLTPAREAEILTAMRRARETIEQAATSIET; encoded by the coding sequence ATGGCCGCACCGGAGTCCGGGGAGCAGGTGGGCGGGGTCCGCGAGGTGAAGTCCGCGGCCCGCACGCTGGAGCTGCTGGAACTGCTCGCCGCCCGCCGCAATCGCCCGGCCCGGTTGCGCGAGCTGAGCGAAGCGCTCGGCATGCCGCGCAGCAGCTGCTACGCCCTCCTCCGGACGCTGGCCAAGTACGGCTGGGTGCGCACCGACGCCTCGGGCACCCTGTACGGGATCGGCATCCGCGCACTGCTCGCCGGCACCACCTATCTCGACACCGACCCTTGCGTACGCATCGCAAAACCCGTGCTGGACATGCTCGGTGAGCACCTCGACGAGACCTTCCACCTCGGCAGGCTCGACGGCGAGGACGTGGTCTACCTGGTCACCCGCGCCTCCAGCCAGTACCTGCGCCCGCACAGCCGCGTCGGCCGCGACCTGCCCGCCTACTCCACCGCGCTCGGCAAGGCGCTGCTGGCCGAACTCGAACCCGACCAGCTCGACGAGCACCTGCCGGAAAAGCTGACCGCGCTCACCCCGCACACGCTGACCGACCGGCCCGCGCTGCTGGACGACCTCGCCGAGATCCGCGAGCGCGGTTACGCGGTCGACCGCGAGGAGAACAGCGTCGGCCTCCAGTGCTTCGCGCTGCCGCTGCGTTACACCACCCCGGCCACCGACGCGATCAGCTGCTCGGTGCCGCTGACCCGGCTGACCCCGGCCCGCGAGGCGGAGATCCTGACCGCGATGCGCCGCGCCCGCGAAACCATCGAACAGGCGGCGACGTCGATCGAGACGTGA
- a CDS encoding ATP-binding protein: MGNATHDWSRAVDAEHLAFIRGNQEVFAPTGVAHLVFEVLAYAAEEAETGNGDRCVVTLREDGSITVADNGRGTATRVDGQGRAVRKPIMSTKDLRFFDHPDAQILPDGHPRRGISVVAALSEWLIHTNRRDGGAWTQRYEHGIPVTGLQPIDGDGTTGTTVHFRPAEGLRPPSEVDEEGWRGITGETGQDAAHGKSTGDRG; the protein is encoded by the coding sequence ATGGGGAATGCCACGCATGACTGGTCTCGCGCAGTGGACGCCGAGCACTTGGCGTTCATCCGCGGCAACCAGGAGGTGTTCGCGCCCACCGGTGTCGCGCACCTGGTCTTCGAAGTCCTCGCCTACGCGGCTGAGGAAGCCGAGACCGGCAACGGCGACCGGTGCGTGGTCACGCTGCGCGAGGACGGCTCCATCACCGTGGCCGACAACGGGCGCGGCACCGCGACCCGCGTCGACGGACAGGGGCGGGCGGTGCGCAAACCGATCATGTCCACCAAGGACCTCCGGTTCTTCGACCACCCGGACGCGCAGATCCTGCCCGACGGGCACCCACGCCGGGGGATTTCGGTGGTGGCGGCGCTCAGCGAGTGGCTCATCCACACCAACCGCCGCGACGGGGGAGCGTGGACCCAGCGTTACGAGCACGGCATCCCGGTCACCGGCCTGCAGCCGATCGACGGGGACGGCACCACCGGGACGACCGTCCACTTCCGGCCCGCCGAAGGGCTGCGGCCGCCGTCCGAAGTGGACGAAGAGGGGTGGCGCGGGATCACCGGAGAGACAGGGCAGGATGCGGCTCATGGGAAAAGTACTGGTGATCGGGGTTGA